A region from the Desulfoglaeba alkanexedens ALDC genome encodes:
- the cysK gene encoding cysteine synthase A, which yields MKNVFGNILGCIGNTPLVRINRLNPNPRVTVYAKLEMKNPGGSIKDRAALSMIEAAEKSGELTARKTIIEATSGNTGIGLAMVAAVKGYRIVLAMPETASMERQKILKALGAELLLTPGNLGTDGAIEEVYRLVRENPDRYYMPDQFNNPANPGAHYHGTGPEIYEQTDGKVNVVVATLGTGGTAMGLVRSLKERDPAIQVVGVEPYPSHKIQGLKNMKESYVPGIFDRHALDSVMHVKDEEAFETARRLAREEGIFVGMSSGAAMAVALKIAQERTDGIVVTVLPDGGDRYLSTNLFTTMMEPDFRFFDHLSRAKKDFKPVQEGKVRIFITGSPLDQSLTLQASRRFVLADLLVRFLMTKGFQTESAVLIPDLDSRTIHGAIQAGSKLEDYAAAREAALLKEMDSLGIRRPTCARISDHVSAMVDYARELLKKGYAYEKLRSVYYALSEFPRYGELARIDPRKTRAGSTVDLEAYEKLNPRDFTLLKRATLAELKRGFYVKTEWGNVLPTWHIAAASIAISQLGSPLDLCVSSTDFLFPHLENVRAIAEAITGKPYANTWMLAERVTTAREPESGGPRENVLLEDVLSRGFEPMAIRFWFLSSHYRKPLHLSDAALNNAARGYRRLRECINRLQHARENREDHPTLAEMLFTMEQNFFDALADDLNTPQAFAALFRFVRRLNPILESEAISRTQRDQVLEVFHKINTVLGLFDLELQPLSEEEERLLSARESARREKRWDEADRLREALRRRGIAVVDTPHGPRWERLH from the coding sequence ATGAAGAACGTATTCGGTAATATTCTCGGGTGCATCGGCAATACGCCGCTGGTTCGAATCAACCGGCTCAATCCCAATCCCCGCGTCACGGTCTACGCCAAGCTGGAAATGAAGAATCCGGGCGGGTCCATCAAGGACCGGGCGGCGCTTTCCATGATCGAAGCGGCGGAAAAGAGCGGAGAACTCACGGCCCGAAAGACCATCATCGAAGCCACCAGCGGCAACACGGGAATAGGGCTCGCCATGGTGGCCGCAGTCAAGGGCTACCGGATCGTCCTCGCCATGCCGGAAACCGCCAGCATGGAACGGCAGAAGATCCTCAAGGCCCTGGGCGCCGAACTGCTTCTCACGCCGGGCAACCTGGGAACCGACGGGGCTATTGAAGAGGTCTACCGGCTGGTCCGGGAAAATCCGGACCGTTACTACATGCCAGACCAGTTCAACAATCCCGCCAACCCCGGCGCCCACTATCACGGAACCGGCCCGGAAATCTACGAACAGACGGACGGCAAGGTGAACGTGGTGGTGGCCACCCTGGGAACCGGCGGCACCGCCATGGGGCTCGTGCGCTCCCTCAAGGAACGCGATCCCGCCATCCAGGTGGTGGGCGTAGAGCCCTATCCCAGCCACAAGATCCAGGGACTCAAAAACATGAAGGAATCCTACGTCCCGGGCATTTTCGACCGCCATGCCCTGGATAGCGTGATGCACGTGAAGGACGAAGAAGCCTTCGAGACGGCCCGGCGGCTCGCCCGAGAAGAAGGGATCTTCGTCGGCATGAGCTCCGGCGCCGCCATGGCGGTGGCCCTGAAGATCGCTCAGGAAAGAACGGACGGTATCGTGGTGACCGTACTCCCCGACGGAGGCGACCGCTATCTCAGCACCAACCTCTTTACCACCATGATGGAGCCCGACTTCCGCTTCTTCGACCATCTTTCGAGAGCGAAGAAGGACTTCAAGCCGGTCCAGGAGGGGAAGGTCCGGATTTTCATCACGGGTTCCCCCCTGGATCAGAGCCTCACCCTCCAGGCGTCGCGGCGATTCGTGCTGGCGGACCTCCTGGTGCGTTTCCTCATGACCAAAGGGTTCCAAACCGAATCCGCCGTGCTCATTCCCGATCTGGACAGCCGGACCATTCATGGAGCCATCCAGGCGGGAAGCAAACTGGAAGACTATGCCGCCGCCCGGGAAGCGGCGCTGCTGAAGGAAATGGACAGCCTGGGGATTCGCCGCCCCACCTGCGCCCGGATATCCGACCATGTGTCGGCCATGGTCGACTATGCCCGGGAACTCCTGAAAAAGGGCTACGCCTACGAAAAACTCCGCTCCGTCTATTACGCCCTGTCTGAGTTTCCACGCTACGGAGAACTGGCACGGATCGATCCCCGCAAGACCCGAGCGGGCTCCACCGTGGACTTGGAGGCCTACGAGAAACTCAACCCCCGGGACTTCACCCTGCTCAAGCGCGCCACGCTGGCGGAACTGAAGCGCGGGTTCTACGTCAAGACCGAATGGGGAAACGTCCTTCCCACCTGGCATATCGCCGCTGCTTCCATCGCCATCAGCCAATTGGGAAGCCCGCTCGATCTGTGCGTGAGCAGCACCGATTTTCTCTTCCCGCATCTGGAAAACGTTCGGGCCATCGCGGAAGCCATCACCGGAAAGCCGTATGCCAACACCTGGATGCTCGCCGAAAGAGTGACGACGGCCAGGGAACCGGAGAGCGGCGGTCCGCGCGAAAACGTTCTTCTGGAAGACGTACTTTCCAGGGGCTTTGAACCCATGGCAATCCGCTTCTGGTTCCTGAGCAGCCATTACCGGAAGCCCCTCCATCTTTCCGATGCCGCTCTCAACAACGCCGCCCGAGGCTACCGCCGCCTGCGCGAATGCATCAACCGGCTGCAGCACGCCAGGGAAAACCGCGAAGACCACCCCACCCTGGCCGAAATGCTTTTCACCATGGAACAGAACTTCTTCGACGCTCTGGCCGACGATCTCAACACCCCGCAAGCCTTCGCCGCTCTCTTTCGTTTTGTCCGCCGGCTCAACCCGATCCTCGAAAGCGAAGCCATCAGCCGAACCCAACGGGACCAGGTCCTGGAAGTCTTTCACAAGATCAACACCGTGCTCGGCCTTTTCGACCTGGAACTGCAGCCGCTTTCCGAAGAGGAAGAACGGCTGCTTTCGGCCCGG